CACGTGCAAATGATATAAGCTGACGTTCTCCTAGTGAGTACGTGTTGCCTCCTTCTGTAACAACCTCATCATAAGTGTTCGGTAATTTATCAATAAACCGGTTGGCTCCGACAGCTTGTAAAGCCTTTATTGCGGCTTCTTTACTGATTTCCGGATCGTTCATCGTTACATTGGAAATAATCGTACCCGAGAATAAAAATGGATCCTGTAATACAATTCCCATATGACTTCTCACTTGCTGTCTCGACCATTCTTTTGTGCTGTAACCATCGATTCTAATTGAACCTTTCTGTGCATCATAAAAGCGAAATAATAAATTCATGATCGTGCTTTTCCCTGATCCTGTATGACCGACAAAGGCAGCTGTCTGATCTTCGTTTATTTCAAATGAAATATCATTCAGAACATAATCTGTTTCATTATAGGCAAATGAAACATGATCAAAGACAATCTTCCCACGGTATTTTTCAATTTGCTTATTCTCGACCGTTTCCCCATCATGATCCAATAATTCAAATACACGCGTTCCAGCAACACGCGCTTGCTCTAAGAGTGGCAGCTGGTTCACAATATCTGTAACTGGTTCAAACAATCTTGTAATATAATCGACGAATGCATAGAGCATACCGATGGAAATAACACTTGTCAGTTCAAGAGATGAAGAACCAAAGTACCAAATAAAACCAACAAAGGTTAAATTACGAATGACGGTTACAAGATTATAGGAAGTCAACGCACTCAATTTAATCAGCTTTTTCTGATACGTATAATTGCGTTCATTCAATACTTCAAACTCTTCTTTTGTCTTCTTCTCACGATTAAACGCTTGAATTACCGGCATTCCCTGAATTGCTTCACTAATATTCCCATTTATTTGGCTAATCGTTTTCCGGATAACCTTATTGTATTTCGTTCCAAAGTATTTATAAGCCTTCATCCAACCATATAATAGCGGCAAGATAAACAGACACATTGTGGCAAGCTTAGCATCGAGGATAAAGAGGGCAATAAAAATACCTCCCATGTATACCGCACTCGTCACAATAATAGCTAATACCCTTTCATATAAATCACGGATAGCTTCCGTGTCATTTGTAATTCTAGCAACAATTGTACCAGCAGGCTGATCAACAAAATAATCGATTGGAATTCGTTGTGTATGTGCAAATAAATCAGTTCGCATCTTTTTAACGATTTGATTTGCAGCTTTTTGTAAAAGGAATGTTTTATAAAATTGAAATACCCCTGCAATTACAAGCAATCCCACATACAATCCAAGCAACATTAAAATTGGCCTCTGTTCTGGTTTAAAGAAAGGATAGGCTTCTGCTAACGCGAGTCGTTCACCTTCATAATGAAACGTTCCTTCTGTTGTTGTAATGCTAATTTGATTCCCATTAGCTTCAGGTTTACCATCTAATGGGACCTTGTCATGAATAAAATGGTAGGCTGTGCCAATTTGAAACAATGTAACTGCCTCTCCTATTGTCTCATCAGAAGCAGTTAAGCGATCTACCCGCTTGTATGATTGACCGTTATAATCCACCGTATATCGATCATCATTTTCCGTAACTTCCTGCCAGTAGCCTTCAACACCAAGTATGTGGTCATCAATGACTATTTTTGCAATGAACGGTCCAGCTAATTCCAGTGCAACAGCTATCATTAAGCAGAACAAACCAATTAAAATTCCTTTTTTATAGTGCAAAGCATAGTTAAATAATCGCTTTTCAGTTGATGGCTTTTTCATTACATCGCCACCTCCCCTTCCTCCAGTTGCTGCTGTTGGTACTGTTTTTTATACCAGCCATTCAACTTCATTAATTGTTCATGCGTTCCTTCTTCGGCTATTCTTCCATCCTCTAACACGATAATATGATCTGCATGTGTCACTGCAGATAGACGATGAGCAGCGATGAAGGTTGTTTTATGCTGTCTTTCTTTTCTTAAA
This region of Oceanobacillus sp. FSL K6-2867 genomic DNA includes:
- a CDS encoding ABC transporter ATP-binding protein, with translation MKKPSTEKRLFNYALHYKKGILIGLFCLMIAVALELAGPFIAKIVIDDHILGVEGYWQEVTENDDRYTVDYNGQSYKRVDRLTASDETIGEAVTLFQIGTAYHFIHDKVPLDGKPEANGNQISITTTEGTFHYEGERLALAEAYPFFKPEQRPILMLLGLYVGLLVIAGVFQFYKTFLLQKAANQIVKKMRTDLFAHTQRIPIDYFVDQPAGTIVARITNDTEAIRDLYERVLAIIVTSAVYMGGIFIALFILDAKLATMCLFILPLLYGWMKAYKYFGTKYNKVIRKTISQINGNISEAIQGMPVIQAFNREKKTKEEFEVLNERNYTYQKKLIKLSALTSYNLVTVIRNLTFVGFIWYFGSSSLELTSVISIGMLYAFVDYITRLFEPVTDIVNQLPLLEQARVAGTRVFELLDHDGETVENKQIEKYRGKIVFDHVSFAYNETDYVLNDISFEINEDQTAAFVGHTGSGKSTIMNLLFRFYDAQKGSIRIDGYSTKEWSRQQVRSHMGIVLQDPFLFSGTIISNVTMNDPEISKEAAIKALQAVGANRFIDKLPNTYDEVVTEGGNTYSLGERQLISFARALAFDPAILILDEATANIDTETENIIQEALEVLKKGRTTLVIAHRLSTIQQADIIFVLDRGTIKEQGNHDKLIKRQGLYYQMYQMQQGKVKTAV